A genome region from Maridesulfovibrio salexigens DSM 2638 includes the following:
- a CDS encoding glycosyltransferase, which translates to MTHIFDLYSEQILTYKLSGQQLEELKDVSASPEETAQKHLRFASRRKTKALILFGAGDGLLGKALAENKTAEQELLICDLYPEHIRNLNLNSFNQSHENCILLTDSSIWAMLLLLIQNGYSAANSHLILNPALDGNSKSKHQNLQKIFSGCKKIDYPTQDSGSRISAAAILSPDEPELEDFIKNFPEWITEIVLVWDCAEPASISDLQKFHRAEIINICHPLDADFSAQRNRMLENCSGEWIIYIDADERLRPEDWDDIRLMTSCEQCNGWYLPRITFYPDQNHCRIGYGLWPDLQLRLFKNSCNLKFVNKIHEQLTGLEGVSGILPDTPIQHLTHLLKSREKIESKLENFNNSTGGQFSHRLGIEFPNITKELLSPRKDRKVGPLLLPDVRMS; encoded by the coding sequence ATGACTCACATCTTCGATTTATACTCGGAACAAATTTTAACCTACAAACTTTCAGGTCAGCAGTTGGAAGAATTGAAAGACGTTTCGGCATCACCTGAAGAAACAGCCCAAAAACACCTGCGTTTCGCATCGCGGCGCAAGACTAAAGCTCTCATACTTTTCGGCGCTGGGGATGGTTTGCTGGGAAAGGCACTGGCGGAAAACAAAACGGCTGAACAAGAACTATTGATCTGTGATCTATATCCTGAGCATATTCGAAATCTAAATCTAAACAGTTTTAATCAATCGCACGAAAACTGTATTCTGCTGACAGATTCATCAATCTGGGCCATGCTATTGCTGCTGATCCAAAATGGTTACTCCGCTGCAAATTCACACCTGATTCTCAATCCTGCGCTGGATGGCAATAGCAAGAGCAAACATCAAAACCTGCAAAAGATCTTTTCCGGCTGCAAAAAAATTGACTATCCAACGCAGGATTCAGGTAGCAGAATTTCTGCAGCAGCAATTCTCAGTCCTGACGAACCCGAGCTCGAAGATTTCATCAAAAATTTTCCTGAATGGATAACTGAAATTGTTCTGGTATGGGATTGTGCTGAGCCAGCCTCTATCTCTGATCTTCAGAAATTTCACCGGGCAGAGATTATAAATATCTGTCATCCGCTTGATGCTGACTTCTCAGCGCAACGTAACCGAATGCTTGAAAATTGTTCCGGCGAATGGATTATTTATATTGACGCTGACGAAAGGTTGCGCCCCGAAGATTGGGATGACATAAGATTGATGACTTCCTGCGAGCAGTGTAACGGATGGTATCTGCCCCGGATTACATTTTATCCCGACCAGAATCATTGCCGCATCGGTTACGGACTCTGGCCGGACCTACAGCTGAGGCTTTTTAAAAACAGTTGTAATCTTAAATTTGTTAATAAGATTCACGAGCAATTAACCGGATTAGAGGGTGTTTCCGGAATACTGCCGGACACCCCGATTCAACATTTGACTCATCTTTTAAAAAGCAGAGAAAAAATTGAATCCAAACTGGAAAACTTCAACAATTCGACCGGAGGTCAATTCAGCCATCGACTGGGCATAGAGTTTCCTAATATTACTAAGGAATTGCTTAGCCCCCGAAAAGACAGGAAAGTCGGTCCATTGCTGCTTCCGGATGTTCGTATGTCATAA
- the fliS gene encoding flagellar export chaperone FliS, whose protein sequence is MHKAAQAYLSTQVHTTSKGELLIMLYDAAIKFMKQAKVKINEKDYAAKGILISKAIEVISELTASLNKEKGGELAENLSKLYIYCNTRLLQANLKMDTEKLDEVIKIIDGIASAYREIIPTAEAQAAVPLQTAATANSGTTNVNRSFVNDAGYGMPKTQNIPAPNALRLKKAANAYGGGA, encoded by the coding sequence ATGCACAAAGCCGCTCAAGCATACCTTTCAACTCAGGTCCATACCACTTCCAAGGGTGAACTTCTCATCATGCTTTATGATGCTGCAATCAAATTCATGAAGCAGGCAAAAGTGAAAATTAATGAGAAAGACTATGCTGCGAAAGGGATTCTTATATCCAAAGCCATTGAAGTTATTTCTGAACTTACCGCCAGCCTGAACAAGGAAAAAGGCGGAGAACTGGCAGAAAACCTCAGCAAGCTCTATATTTATTGTAATACCAGACTGCTGCAGGCCAACCTGAAAATGGATACGGAAAAACTTGATGAAGTAATCAAGATTATCGACGGCATTGCTTCCGCATACCGGGAAATTATCCCCACAGCAGAAGCTCAGGCTGCAGTTCCCCTGCAGACAGCTGCGACTGCAAACAGTGGCACAACCAACGTGAACCGCAGTTTTGTAAACGATGCAGGTTACGGAATGCCCAAAACCCAGAACATCCCCGCCCCCAACGCCCTGCGCTTGAAAAAAGCTGCAAACGCATACGGAGGCGGAGCATAA
- a CDS encoding zinc-ribbon domain-containing protein — protein sequence MKVTCPECDFSSEIPEDKIPATAQLATCPKCQAKFKFRDFEEESDPVPGIAPENTNPTAPEEDGYQDAAAYAQQHAQEQHPEGFGEEQPRPYDEQFNQQPEAIREEQIQEDKSDIWQRLDSMKPEEDLHEEEHGYETDSYAEENEVPFENLEKYGFFPGLFLTIKKVILSPAAFFKDMPLKGFLMPLFFFVILAEFQEICNFVWAMTGVDTSMGADVGRIMNDSMIADSLQDGTGPALLSLLLYPLMLAGISFPLIGMTHILLMIFGAGERGYQATFRATTYSYAPIILCIVPIVGDMIGALISVAISIIAYKNIHNTTYMRVVLSMVMPIVLLLVILGFYMQFNQPTI from the coding sequence ATGAAAGTTACTTGTCCCGAGTGCGATTTCAGCAGTGAAATTCCGGAAGATAAAATCCCGGCAACTGCCCAGCTTGCCACCTGTCCAAAGTGTCAGGCCAAGTTCAAATTCAGAGATTTTGAAGAGGAAAGCGACCCGGTTCCGGGAATAGCTCCAGAGAATACAAACCCTACAGCCCCTGAAGAAGACGGTTATCAGGATGCTGCAGCCTATGCTCAACAGCATGCACAGGAGCAGCACCCCGAAGGATTCGGCGAAGAACAGCCCCGTCCTTATGATGAACAATTCAACCAGCAGCCTGAAGCCATCCGCGAGGAACAGATTCAGGAAGATAAATCAGATATCTGGCAGCGCCTTGACTCAATGAAACCGGAAGAAGACCTTCATGAGGAAGAGCACGGCTACGAAACTGACAGTTATGCTGAAGAAAATGAAGTTCCGTTTGAAAATCTGGAAAAATACGGTTTTTTCCCCGGCCTTTTCCTGACCATCAAAAAAGTGATCCTTTCCCCGGCTGCTTTCTTTAAAGATATGCCGCTCAAGGGTTTCCTGATGCCCCTGTTCTTTTTTGTCATTCTGGCAGAATTTCAGGAGATCTGTAATTTTGTTTGGGCTATGACCGGGGTGGACACTTCAATGGGTGCCGATGTCGGCAGAATTATGAATGACTCCATGATTGCAGATTCTCTGCAGGATGGAACCGGACCGGCCCTTTTATCTCTGCTCCTTTACCCGCTCATGCTGGCAGGAATCAGCTTTCCGCTTATCGGCATGACCCACATCCTGCTCATGATCTTTGGAGCGGGAGAACGCGGATATCAGGCCACTTTCAGGGCTACCACATACTCATATGCCCCGATCATCCTCTGTATTGTCCCCATTGTGGGTGATATGATCGGCGCACTGATAAGTGTTGCCATTTCTATTATTGCCTACAAAAACATCCATAATACAACATACATGCGAGTTGTTCTTTCAATGGTGATGCCTATTGTGTTACTGTTGGTCATTCTGGGCTTCTACATGCAGTTCAACCAGCCCACAATCTAG
- a CDS encoding glycosyltransferase family 4 protein — MEKNRIRVLQVSPSLGLGGTEKVMQSFAVNLDRKIFHTATYSPANGPRGKLIREQGIETFVGTDLLSVLHKFQPQVVHIHRAGWAEPGSLRPFKLAKTPLLVETNVFGHHDPSPEGELIDRHLFVSNFCAKRYAAVNSIPTVEPKYSVLYNPVDTDFFLDKCPHDREIPADSFGRISRADKGKWSILALDFLPILKEKIKNQQITPFQYRIIGGIPDAEKYVADHNLESLVNFLPPVLTDSEIAEFLNSISFLVHANDTGESFGLVIAEAMAAGLPVITHPSKEMRDNAQLELVDHGETGFVAHNALEFAQYIRFLLTNPKEARKMGENGRAKAAKLFRAQDIAFKLGNIYLDLLKMKKAI; from the coding sequence ATGGAAAAAAACAGAATAAGGGTACTTCAGGTCTCCCCATCGCTTGGTTTGGGAGGCACTGAAAAAGTCATGCAATCATTTGCTGTCAATCTGGACAGGAAAATTTTTCACACTGCGACCTACTCTCCCGCAAACGGACCACGGGGAAAACTTATCCGGGAGCAGGGAATAGAGACCTTTGTAGGAACTGATCTGCTCTCCGTCCTCCATAAATTTCAGCCGCAAGTGGTCCATATCCATCGTGCAGGCTGGGCCGAACCGGGGTCTCTGCGCCCTTTTAAATTAGCCAAAACTCCCCTTTTGGTTGAAACAAATGTGTTCGGACATCATGACCCCAGTCCTGAAGGGGAACTGATTGACCGCCACCTTTTTGTTTCCAATTTCTGTGCAAAGCGATATGCAGCTGTTAATTCCATACCTACGGTGGAACCGAAATACTCCGTACTGTACAATCCTGTTGATACTGATTTTTTTCTGGATAAATGCCCTCACGACCGGGAAATACCTGCTGATTCATTCGGAAGAATTTCCCGGGCAGACAAAGGTAAATGGTCAATACTTGCACTTGATTTTCTACCCATCCTGAAAGAAAAGATAAAAAATCAGCAGATAACTCCATTCCAATACCGGATCATCGGTGGAATACCGGATGCTGAAAAATATGTGGCTGATCACAATCTGGAAAGTTTAGTCAATTTCCTCCCGCCGGTGCTGACTGACAGCGAGATTGCCGAATTCCTCAATTCAATCAGCTTTCTGGTCCATGCCAACGACACGGGCGAGTCCTTCGGGCTGGTAATTGCTGAGGCTATGGCTGCCGGACTTCCCGTCATAACCCATCCCAGCAAAGAGATGCGGGATAACGCACAATTAGAACTTGTCGATCATGGTGAAACCGGTTTTGTTGCTCATAATGCACTGGAATTTGCACAATACATCCGCTTTTTGTTAACCAATCCAAAGGAAGCACGTAAAATGGGTGAAAACGGCCGTGCTAAAGCGGCAAAACTATTCCGGGCACAAGACATTGCCTTTAAACTTGGCAATATTTATCTGGACCTGCTCAAAATGAAAAAGGCCATTTAA